TTTTTTGATATTTTGGGTCCTGATCTTCTTTTTCAGATATTATATCCAGGAATCGCTGGAGAACATTTCTCTCCTCAATGGACATTTCTTTGAAGATATCACTGACCTGTATGTCTTCATTTTCATCTTCATCTTCTTCTTCCGCTTCAAGGTTTTCGTGCTTAATCCCAAGCATGGCCTCTGAAGTCCGTTTTCCAGCATAAAGAGTGCTGCCTACTCGCCGTAGCAGTAATGTTTTTAAAAAACCTCCCCCCCGTGATCTTTTTGAAAATAAGTGACAGAACTCTTCAGCGAGTTTATATGCATCATTGAGATAAGTAGTCAATATTATCGCATCGCGAATATCCTCTCCCTGCAACTCCACTTTTATAGGTTTGAGGTATGGTTCATTTGTTTCATCATTTATTGTATTTTCAAGGAACTTTCGGGTCCTTCGAACAATATGTCTGATAAAAGGATTATGGTCTTTCATAAAATCCCTTGAAAGTTTCCTCACCCTGTCTTTCTCAGGTTCTCTTAATTTAATATAGTCCGAACCCGGGACAGTTACCACATCATTTCCGATATTAAAAGCACGGCGAATAATTTCAATATCCCGGTTCTCGGAGGAAGGTGGTAATGGATTGCGTATCCAGTTCCACCTTTCCATTTCATCTTCCGGCAATTCTTCTATTCCAGAAACAAGGTCAAGAGAACGCACTGCATCCCTCTGCCATAGGCTTGATTTGTTCCCAAGTACGGATTCATTATTACCTGATGAAAGTATCTTCAAGAGGTCCCAGGCTTCGATAGGATAGAGCTGTACAGGAGTGGCTGTTGCCAGGAGTATACTTTTAGATTTACCTCCCATTACCTGCAGAAATGACAGGAGGTTATTGGGTTCAGGGCTTTCTTTCTCCTTGTTTGGACCAAGATTTCTTCTGCGAGCATGGTGTGCTTCATCTACAATAATGCAGTCATAACTGAGTTCTTTGATATATTCTATAGTTTTAGACCCCTTTGTGACAAGACCATATGATACAACTCCAATCCTGCGCGGACATTGTTTTATTCCTTCCTGACCCATAATCGGGTATTCAATACCCTGCTCATCTACCCATTGTTTCCCGGTCCAGACCGCAGATGGGAGGTCAAGCCTCTCTGTCATCTCGTCCTGCCACTGCCAGATCAATGTCTTCGGAGCCAGTATCAGGATCGGTTTGTCTCCGGTAAGTGCTATTAATTGGGCTACCATTGCAAGCTGGAGTGTTTTCCCCAACCCTACCATATCGGCAAGTACAAAGCGGGCACCATGTGGACCCTGATGTGCATCGAAAGCTAATTTGATGAAATATTTCTGGTGCTCCCATAGTCCGAGGTCGTTCCTGTATACAGGCAGTTCCACAATTGATGATGCTGGCTCCGGGTCTTCCCTCCAGTCTTCAATTTTTTGAATTACCTCTCGTTTTGCGATCCTGCTGATATCTTCAATGACAAAATCAGCTAAGTCCCGGGCGTCAGGGTGTATCCAGAGTGCATCGAATTCTTCCTGCACCCACTGAACCGCTTCCGGTGAATCATCTTCCCAGATAAGCTCATAGTTAAGTTTCCAGGCATGGTAGGTCTCATTGGCGCTTCCGATGAAGGACGTTTTTTCTCCATTTTGCAGGGTGATGACACCACCTTTGCCATGAATAAGTCCAAATACAGTATCAGGAAGCACCTTTACCTCAAGCTTACCTGATCTGAGCAATTCATAGAGTTTTGCAAATCGGCCCTTTGCTTTTGAACCATAATTTTCCGGTTCTGCAGCACACCACTCCCTCCGCATGGCTGCGTGTGCAGCACGGCTGGTCTTCACATCCCTTTCATCAAGCTGGGAATTACAGACCATACGGACAGTACCTTCCATGCCCTCAAGGTTCTCTCCGGCGATCTCAAGAATGGATGAACTGAAGTATCCTGCAATTCTATCGTAGTTTTTCGCTCCTACGAGGCGTTCGTTCAGGAATGATTCTGCGAGTTTTTGTTTTCTTGATGAGAATCGATTGATCATTTAATTTCTTATCCCGGCGTTTATAATTTCAGACATGGTCATTTTCAACAGCACCTGCAAGTAGTCTGGCAGCTTCTGCCTCCTTTTTCCAGTGCTCCATGTTGCTGCCCATACCGATATTTGATATGTACCTGAGCAGTTCGATGATCTCCTTCCTCTTATTCCAGTACTGCTGCCCCAATTCGGTATGCAACCAGATTCTTCCGGCTGAGGTTTTTTCATTCTGGAGTGTTTCATGAATAGCAAACAGGATATGCCTGACCATCGAGCTGCCAAAGCCTTCATCACCAAGGTTTCGGTTCTTGAACTCGCTGGCTGTCTTGAGCCTGGTCTGGTTGGCTTTCCCGCTTTCCTGCATACTTCTATACTCTCTGATACCGAATCCCCGCGCAAGTTCCTGGTATGCACCGGTTCGATATTCACCATGGCTTTCGATCTCAAGTCCCTTGATGTAGAATCTCTCTTCTGGTGTAAGTTGTTTCCAGATGTGTGTTTCAATACCGATGGGAACCAGATAATCACATGCGATTTTTACAGCGTTCTCGATGACCTCTTCGAGAGGGTTCTTTTCCCCATTCTGCCTAACTTTATAGAGCTCACGGTGGATATCTATGTCTTCTATGTTTTTGTACTTTGTAAGCACTCGAAGTGCAGCAGCGTAGGCTGCTAACTGGTAATCGGTATCAGCAAAGTTAGGGTCTTCTTTATCTTCGAGTGCCAGCATCTGTTCAAGTTGTCCTTCGACCTCGAATTCAACCTCTGGATATATTTCATCGAGGAAGGCTGTCTCATCTAAGGTCTGTTTGCGAAGGACAAGGAGAACAGTACCCTGAACATAGTTTCCGGCTTTTATGGCAGCATCTGTTTCTGTTGCAATGCACCAAGCAGCTGTAACCTGAAGACCTGATGCCCAGAGAATTAACGCAAGGTCAGCCCAAACACTCGCATTCTGGTGAGTGAACATAACAATCTGAGCACCATTATTAGGCATGTGGTTAGCAAGGTTACAATAGGTTTCAACCATTCCTCTGCGGAAATCTTCACCAGAGCCTTTTATTGCCAGAGCACGTTTGGAATCAATATACCAATCTGGAAAAACAATTTTAAGGGTTTTGTCATACCATGCAAGGAAAAATTCAGATAGTTCATGATAGTTAATCGCATCAGCATATGGTGGATCAGTAATCCATAAATCACAAAGTTCATTTAATGATCGTGCGTCAATAGGATTAACTTTTTTATTTGCTGATATTGCCACAGATTTTTCTTTTGATGGATCTATTTCAACTATTGTTCTGTGACAGTAATTGAATATAGGATTTAAGGCCTGATTTAAAAAAACATTTGAATGCCCTTCTTTGGAAGGATGAGGATTCCATATCAATAATTTACATCCCAATCCCTTTCGATCAGCTAATTTGCCTATTTCGAGTAGGTTTTCTATAAAAGATATCTCATCAGGATTTTTATTATACCATTCTCGTGAATACTGCATAAAGAGGGCCAGTAAGAGCAACTGCCTTGGATTAAAGAGGTGATCCCAGTGTGTCCAACCGCGTTCTCGCATCAGTCTTGATGTTTCATCCCCTTCTTCAATTTTCATACTGGGGATGTATC
This is a stretch of genomic DNA from Methanosarcinales archaeon. It encodes these proteins:
- a CDS encoding DEAD/DEAH box helicase family protein codes for the protein MINRFSSRKQKLAESFLNERLVGAKNYDRIAGYFSSSILEIAGENLEGMEGTVRMVCNSQLDERDVKTSRAAHAAMRREWCAAEPENYGSKAKGRFAKLYELLRSGKLEVKVLPDTVFGLIHGKGGVITLQNGEKTSFIGSANETYHAWKLNYELIWEDDSPEAVQWVQEEFDALWIHPDARDLADFVIEDISRIAKREVIQKIEDWREDPEPASSIVELPVYRNDLGLWEHQKYFIKLAFDAHQGPHGARFVLADMVGLGKTLQLAMVAQLIALTGDKPILILAPKTLIWQWQDEMTERLDLPSAVWTGKQWVDEQGIEYPIMGQEGIKQCPRRIGVVSYGLVTKGSKTIEYIKELSYDCIIVDEAHHARRRNLGPNKEKESPEPNNLLSFLQVMGGKSKSILLATATPVQLYPIEAWDLLKILSSGNNESVLGNKSSLWQRDAVRSLDLVSGIEELPEDEMERWNWIRNPLPPSSENRDIEIIRRAFNIGNDVVTVPGSDYIKLREPEKDRVRKLSRDFMKDHNPFIRHIVRRTRKFLENTINDETNEPYLKPIKVELQGEDIRDAIILTTYLNDAYKLAEEFCHLFSKRSRGGGFLKTLLLRRVGSTLYAGKRTSEAMLGIKHENLEAEEEDEDENEDIQVSDIFKEMSIEERNVLQRFLDIISEKEDQDPKYQK